A single genomic interval of Amycolatopsis albispora harbors:
- the cysC gene encoding adenylyl-sulfate kinase: protein MSELLRIATAGSVDDGKSTLIGRLLFDSKALFTDQLAAVERTSRERGEEQPNLALLTDGLRAEREQGITIDVAHRYFATPRRKFIIADTPGHTQYTRNMVTGASTADLALILVDARKGILEQSRRHAFLASLLEIPHLVLCVNKMDLVDWSRERFDELRAEFGRFAAKLDVHDLTFVPMSALTGDNVVHRGAPMPWYEGTSLLHHLEEVHVASDRNLIDARFPVQYVIRRQEETGYFRGYAGTIAGGVFKPGDEVLVLPSRTRTTISAISGPGGEPLAEAFPPQAVTVQLDGELDVGRGDLICRPRNQPHVSQEIDAMVCWLTDRTELTPGTKYVIRHTTRSTRALVRAVDYRLDITTLHRDEQAEALALNEIGRISLRTQEPLFFDEYRRNRATGGFILIDEQSGATVAAGTILAPGGTADVVWQATAVTREDRGTRGATIWLTGLSGSGKSTVAMEIERLLVGAGQPAYLLDGDNLRLGINAGLGFSAADRAENVRRAGEVAKLFADAGVVAVVSLISPYTADRAKVRAAHELAGLPFVEVFVDTPLPICESRDPKGMYAKARAGLITGFTGVDDPYEAPDAPELVLHPEDGDPVTMAAMVLSHLRQPH, encoded by the coding sequence ATGAGCGAACTGCTGCGGATCGCCACCGCGGGCAGCGTGGACGACGGCAAGTCGACGCTCATCGGCAGGCTGCTGTTCGACTCCAAGGCCCTGTTCACCGACCAGCTCGCCGCCGTGGAACGCACCAGCCGCGAACGCGGCGAAGAGCAACCGAACCTCGCCCTGCTCACCGACGGCCTGCGCGCCGAACGCGAACAGGGCATCACCATCGACGTCGCGCACCGCTACTTCGCCACGCCCAGGCGCAAGTTCATCATCGCCGACACCCCCGGCCACACCCAGTACACGCGCAACATGGTCACCGGCGCCTCCACCGCCGACCTCGCGCTCATCCTCGTCGACGCGCGCAAGGGCATTCTCGAGCAGTCGCGGCGGCACGCGTTCCTGGCTTCCCTGCTGGAAATTCCGCACCTGGTGCTGTGCGTGAACAAAATGGACCTGGTGGACTGGTCGCGGGAGCGGTTCGACGAACTGCGTGCCGAGTTCGGCCGGTTCGCCGCCAAGCTGGACGTGCACGACCTGACCTTCGTCCCGATGTCCGCGCTCACCGGCGACAACGTGGTGCACCGCGGTGCCCCGATGCCTTGGTACGAAGGCACTTCGCTGCTGCACCACCTCGAGGAGGTGCACGTCGCCTCGGACCGGAACCTGATCGACGCGCGGTTCCCCGTGCAGTACGTGATCCGGCGGCAGGAGGAAACCGGCTACTTCCGCGGTTACGCGGGCACCATCGCGGGCGGTGTGTTCAAGCCCGGCGACGAAGTGCTCGTGTTGCCGTCGCGCACCAGAACCACCATCTCGGCGATCTCCGGCCCCGGCGGTGAACCGCTGGCCGAGGCGTTCCCGCCGCAGGCGGTCACCGTGCAGCTCGACGGCGAACTCGACGTCGGCCGCGGCGACCTGATCTGCCGTCCGCGCAACCAGCCGCACGTGAGCCAGGAAATCGACGCGATGGTCTGCTGGCTGACCGATCGCACCGAACTGACTCCGGGCACGAAATACGTCATCCGCCACACCACGCGCAGCACCAGGGCGCTGGTCCGCGCGGTCGACTACCGGCTGGACATCACCACCCTGCATCGCGACGAGCAGGCGGAAGCGCTGGCGCTCAACGAAATCGGCCGCATCAGCCTGCGCACGCAGGAACCGCTGTTCTTCGACGAGTACCGCCGCAACCGCGCCACCGGCGGTTTCATCCTGATCGACGAGCAGAGCGGCGCCACCGTCGCCGCGGGCACCATTCTCGCGCCCGGCGGCACCGCCGACGTGGTCTGGCAGGCGACCGCGGTGACCAGGGAGGACCGCGGCACGCGGGGCGCGACGATCTGGCTGACCGGGCTGTCCGGCTCCGGCAAGTCGACGGTGGCGATGGAGATCGAACGCCTGCTCGTGGGCGCGGGACAGCCCGCGTACCTGCTCGACGGCGACAACCTGCGGCTCGGCATCAACGCCGGGCTCGGGTTCAGCGCCGCCGACCGCGCGGAGAACGTGCGGCGCGCCGGCGAGGTGGCGAAGCTGTTCGCCGACGCCGGGGTGGTCGCGGTGGTGTCGCTGATCAGCCCGTACACCGCCGACCGGGCGAAGGTGCGGGCCGCGCACGAACTGGCGGGCCTGCCGTTTGTCGAGGTTTTTGTCGACACCCCGCTGCCGATCTGCGAGAGCCGCGACCCGAAGGGCATGTACGCCAAGGCGCGCGCCGGGCTGATCACCGGTTTCACCGGCGTCGACGACCCGTACGAAGCCCCGGACGCACCGGAGCTGGTGCTCCACCCGGAGGACGGCGACCCGGTGACGATGGCCGCGATGGTCCTTTCCCACCTGCGACAACCACACTGA
- the cysD gene encoding sulfate adenylyltransferase subunit CysD — MAAGTYQLTHLRTLEAESVHILREVAATFERPVLLFSGGKDSVVLLHLATRAFWPAPVPFGVLHVDTGHNFPEVLDFRDRTTAELGVRLTVARVQDDIDAGRVADEPSRNRLQTTTLLRAINENGYDAVFGGARRDEEKARAKERVFSFRDEFGQWDPRNQRPELWNLYNGRHRRGEHIRVFPLSNWTELDIWQYIADERIELPPLYYAHRREVVQRDGMLLAVGPHLRPREGEQPHEALVRFRTVGDATCTGCVTSTAATPEAVVAEVAASRVTERGATRADDRISEAGMEDRKREGYF; from the coding sequence ATGGCGGCGGGCACCTACCAGCTGACCCACCTGCGCACCCTCGAAGCCGAATCAGTGCACATCCTGCGTGAGGTGGCGGCCACTTTCGAGCGGCCCGTGCTGCTCTTCTCCGGCGGCAAGGACTCCGTGGTGCTGCTGCACCTGGCGACCAGGGCGTTCTGGCCCGCCCCCGTGCCGTTCGGGGTGTTGCATGTGGACACCGGCCACAACTTTCCCGAGGTCCTCGACTTCCGCGACCGCACCACCGCGGAACTCGGCGTCCGGCTGACCGTCGCCCGTGTTCAGGACGACATCGACGCGGGACGCGTCGCCGACGAGCCCAGTCGCAACCGGCTGCAGACCACGACCCTCCTCCGCGCGATCAACGAAAACGGCTACGACGCGGTGTTCGGCGGCGCCCGCCGCGACGAGGAAAAGGCCCGCGCCAAGGAACGCGTGTTCAGCTTCCGCGACGAATTCGGCCAGTGGGATCCCCGCAACCAGCGCCCCGAGCTGTGGAACCTGTACAACGGCAGGCACCGGCGCGGCGAGCACATCCGCGTGTTCCCGCTGTCCAACTGGACCGAACTCGACATCTGGCAATACATCGCGGACGAGCGGATCGAACTCCCGCCGCTGTACTACGCGCATCGCCGGGAGGTGGTCCAGCGCGACGGCATGCTGCTCGCCGTCGGCCCGCACCTGCGCCCGCGCGAAGGCGAACAACCGCACGAGGCGCTGGTCCGCTTCCGCACGGTCGGCGACGCGACCTGCACCGGCTGCGTGACCTCGACCGCCGCCACCCCCGAAGCCGTGGTCGCCGAGGTGGCCGCCAGCCGCGTCACCGAGCGCGGCGCCACCCGCGCCGACGACCGGATTTCCGAGGCGGGCATGGAAGACCGCAAACGCGAGGGGTACTTCTGA